A single window of Arcobacter venerupis DNA harbors:
- a CDS encoding OmpA family protein, producing MKLLNFKTFISSIAIATMISGCAQKTGNQTYDENQNAIIGTTLGAIAGIVLGNNIGGGNKGRNKVIGAVAGAAIGGAVGYSMDNQAKEVAQSLNTNVNNSPTAALDPNQDLIVSNTDNYVKIMFRDDMMFETNSANPTYSAGTKIAKITTVLQKYPNTLVQVVGHTDSRGTHAYNLTLSEKRATNVGNIINNTGVQNQIFSRGCSFDKPVAPNTSDANMGLNRRVEVYLYPNQQSVIDVCR from the coding sequence ATGAAATTATTAAATTTTAAAACATTTATTTCTTCAATAGCAATCGCAACAATGATTAGTGGTTGTGCTCAAAAAACTGGAAATCAAACTTATGATGAAAATCAAAATGCAATAATTGGAACTACTCTTGGAGCAATTGCAGGTATTGTTCTTGGAAATAATATTGGTGGTGGGAATAAAGGAAGAAACAAAGTAATTGGTGCAGTTGCAGGTGCAGCAATTGGTGGAGCTGTTGGTTATAGTATGGATAATCAAGCAAAAGAAGTTGCTCAAAGTTTAAATACAAATGTAAATAATAGTCCAACAGCAGCTTTGGATCCAAATCAAGACTTAATTGTTTCAAATACTGATAACTACGTAAAAATCATGTTTAGAGATGATATGATGTTTGAAACAAATTCAGCAAATCCAACATATAGTGCTGGAACAAAAATTGCTAAAATTACAACTGTTTTACAAAAATATCCAAATACTTTAGTTCAAGTAGTCGGTCATACAGATAGCAGAGGAACACACGCTTACAATCTTACACTATCAGAAAAAAGAGCTACAAATGTAGGAAATATTATAAATAATACAGGTGTTCAAAACCAAATTTTCTCAAGAGGTTGTTCTTTTGATAAACCAGTAGCACCAAATACAAGTGATGCAAATATGGGATTAAATAGAAGAGTTGAAGTCTATTTATATCCAAATCAACAATCTGTAATCGATGTTTGTAGATAA
- the pyk gene encoding pyruvate kinase translates to MEKRTKILATLGPASHSVEMIEGLIKAGANMFRLNFSHGSHEYHLETLNNIRTAMKNLDKTVGILQDISGPKVRIGDLKEPFELHRDDVITFLKDDMVGYKKAEKEFIVSINYPDILDKVKIDEYIYLYDGTIRAKVIEIGKEVKARIENHGTLSSRKGVNFPNTVIDIDVITKKDEIDIAWGVEHEVDYFAISFVQNAKDMRRARHLLGSYKGKLIAKIEKFDAVENIDEIIEASDGLMVARGDLGIEVPYYDVPTIQKMLIKKANLKGIPVITATQMLLSMTQNERATRAEISDVANAVLDGTDVVMLSEESAVGEDPINVVDTMHNIIAKTEGIYNYDKQYKFPYLDEFDVIQATVTKLADDLKANGILALTSSGKSALKMSRYRPRTPIFTFTHKRKVLNSLTAVWGVEPIGTIKESQASKMFQRMLKELDGRGLLNKNGLYVATVGYPVGMPGSTNTIKILTPSEIEYYLNFKENKEKDKKSK, encoded by the coding sequence ATGGAAAAAAGAACAAAAATATTAGCAACTTTAGGCCCAGCAAGCCATAGCGTGGAGATGATTGAAGGACTTATAAAAGCCGGTGCAAATATGTTTAGATTAAACTTTTCACACGGAAGTCATGAATATCATTTAGAAACATTAAATAATATTAGAACTGCAATGAAAAATCTAGATAAAACAGTTGGAATTTTACAAGATATTTCTGGACCAAAAGTAAGAATTGGTGATTTAAAAGAACCTTTTGAACTTCATAGAGATGATGTAATAACATTTTTAAAAGATGATATGGTTGGATATAAAAAAGCAGAAAAAGAATTTATTGTATCTATTAATTATCCAGATATCTTAGACAAAGTTAAAATTGATGAATATATATATTTATACGATGGAACAATTAGAGCTAAAGTTATTGAAATTGGAAAAGAAGTAAAAGCTAGAATTGAAAATCATGGAACACTTTCTTCAAGAAAAGGTGTGAATTTCCCAAATACTGTAATTGACATTGATGTAATTACAAAAAAAGATGAAATTGATATTGCGTGGGGAGTTGAACACGAAGTTGATTATTTTGCTATTTCATTTGTTCAAAATGCAAAAGATATGAGAAGAGCTAGACATCTTTTAGGTTCATATAAAGGTAAATTAATTGCAAAAATTGAAAAATTTGATGCTGTTGAAAATATTGATGAAATTATAGAAGCTAGTGATGGATTAATGGTTGCAAGGGGAGATTTAGGAATTGAAGTTCCTTATTATGATGTTCCTACTATTCAAAAAATGCTTATCAAAAAAGCAAATTTAAAAGGAATTCCAGTAATTACAGCAACTCAAATGCTTTTATCAATGACTCAAAATGAAAGAGCAACACGTGCTGAAATCTCAGACGTTGCAAATGCTGTTTTAGATGGAACTGATGTTGTAATGTTAAGCGAAGAGAGTGCAGTTGGTGAAGACCCAATTAATGTTGTTGATACAATGCATAATATTATCGCAAAAACTGAGGGTATTTATAACTATGATAAACAATACAAATTCCCATATTTAGATGAATTTGATGTTATTCAAGCAACAGTTACAAAACTTGCAGATGACTTAAAAGCAAATGGTATTTTAGCACTTACAAGTTCTGGAAAATCAGCTTTAAAAATGTCAAGATATAGACCAAGAACTCCTATTTTTACATTTACTCATAAAAGAAAAGTTTTAAATTCTTTAACAGCTGTTTGGGGAGTTGAACCAATAGGAACTATTAAAGAATCACAAGCTTCTAAAATGTTTCAAAGAATGCTAAAAGAGCTTGATGGAAGAGGACTGTTAAATAAAAATGGATTATATGTAGCAACTGTTGGTTATCCTGTTGGAATGCCAGGAAGTACAAATACTATTAAAATATTAACTCCATCTGAAATTGAGTATTACTTAAATTTTAAAGAGAATAAAGAAAAAGACAAAAAGTCTAAATAA